Genomic DNA from Pseudomonas helmanticensis:
CCGCGGAAGGTGAAACCATTTATTTTTTCAGGCGCAACCCGCACGCGCCATCATTGCAACCGCGGCGCCAAACGACGTGCAACCAGCCTGTAACAGCCCGCGTCACCGAACTGCACACTGCTGGTGCGGGACTGCTACAACCCGCACCATTACAGGCTAGTCGCTGCATCGAAAAGCGCCGCTTCCGGCAACATATTTCAACACTCAAATGACGATGCGCAGGCACTGGCCCGCGTGATACAGCGAGAACCCGGCCTCGTACAGGCAACTGCGCAAGCTCACGCCCGCCAAGGGCTGCATCGGTGCAAAGGGTATCGGCAGGGCCTGTGGATTGCCGTTACACAAGTAATCGGCAAAGGCCTTGCCGACCACGGTGCCGGTGGTGACGCCGCGACCGTTGTAGCCAGTGACGGCCACCAGTCCCGGCGCCGGTTCGAACAGACGCATGAGGTGATCGGGCGTGAACGCGATACGCCCGGTCCAGGTGCATTCCCATTCAACCGGTTTCAGGTTGGGGAAATAATGCTGTTGTACCCGGTCGGCCCAAGCCTTGAGAAACCAGGCCGGTTTCTGGTTGCCGTTGCCAAGGCTGCCGAGCAATAAGCGCCCTTCTTTGTCACGGCGGATACTGCTTAACACTTGTCTGGTATCCCACGAACCCTGCCCGCCCGGAAGGATTGCCTGCGCGGCGTCTTCGCTCAGCGGCACCGAGGCGACCTGATAGTAGTAACCGGGGAAGAAGTTGCGCTTGAGTTCGGTCCAGTCGCCTTCGGTATAGGCATTGGAGGCGATGACCACTTGTTCGGCGAGCACCGAACCGTGCTCGGTTTGCACCGACCATTTCGAGCCCTGACGTTCGAGTCGGGTGACCGGCGAATGGTCGAACATCTGCCCGCCGAGGCCGGTTACGGCGTTGGCCAAACCGCTGACGTAAGCCATTGGATTGAGTGTGCCGGCACGACGATCGAGCAGCGCGGCGGCGATTTTTTGCGTGCCGGTGGCTTGCTCGCAGGCCTTGCCGGTGAGCAATTCGACCGGCGCACCACGGCGTTTCCATTGTTGCTCACGACTGCGCAGATCCGCCTCGCCCTTGGCGTTGTGCGCCATGTGCAGGGTACCTTCGCGGCGCAACTGGCAATCGATGTTGTATTTATCCACAAGGCTGAACACCAGCGCCGGCGCCGCCCCGAGCATGCGGTTGAGCTGGCTGCCGACCGCTTCGCCGAAACCGGCTTCGATCTCGTCCGGCGGGATCCACATGCCGGCGTTGACCAGCCCGACATTGCGCCCGGAACCGCCGTGGCCGGCACGATAGGCTTCCAGCACACAGACGCTTTTGCCTTTTTCCAACAGATGCAGCGCCGCCGACAAACCGGTGAACCCGGCGCCGATCACGCAGACATCAACTTTGACTTCGCCCTTCAGCCCGGTGTTATCCGGCCGTTGTGGCGTGAGCTTTTCCCACAGACATTCTTCGCGTAACGGCATTGCCAGACTCCAACAGAAACCTAACAAACACTGCATACCCTGTGGGAGCGAAGCTATCTGTGACGAAAACCTGTGGCGAGGGGATTTATCCCCGTTCGGCTGCGAAGCAGTCATCGCTTTTAGATTTTCAGGGCCGCTGCGCAGCCCAACGGGGATAAATCCCCTCGCCACAAAGGTTCACTCCTGCAGGGGGGATCTCCACCTGTCAGTCGAACGTGATGCCCTGCGCCAGCGGCAACTCCAGCGAATAGTTCACGGTGTTGGTCTGGCGGCGCATGTACCCGCGCCATGCATCGGAACCCGATTCACGACCACCGCCGGTTTCCTTCTCGCCACCAAACGCGCCACCGATCTCGGCACCGCTCGGGCCGATGTTGACGTTGGCGATCCCGCAGTCACTGCCCACCGCCGACATGAACTGCTCGGCCTCGCGCACATCCGTGGTGAAGATGCACGATGACAGACCTTGTGGCACGGCGTTGTTCAGGCGCAGCGCTTCCTGGAAATCGTTGTAACCGACCACGTAGAGAATCGGCGCGAAGGTTTCGCTGCAGACCACATCACTCTGCTCGGGCATTTCCACAATCGCCGGCGAAACGTAGTAGGCGTTGGGGAACTGATCTTCCAGTTGGCGCTTGCCGCCGAACACCCGACCGCCCTCGCTCAACGCCTGCTCCAGCGCATCCTGCATGTTTTCGAAGCTGTGCTTGTCGATCAGCGGACCGACCAGATTGCCTTCCAGCGGGTTGCCGATGCGTACTTTCGAGTACGCAGCCTTGAGGCGGGTGACAATTTCTTCCTTCACCGACTCATGGGCGATCAGACGACGCAGCGTGGTGCAGCGCTGGCCGGCAGTGCCGACGGCACTGAACAGAATCGCACGCACCGCCATGTCGAGGTCGGCGCTCGGGCCGAGGATCATCGCGTTGTTGCCGCCCAGTTCGAGAATGCTGCGGGCAAAACGCGCGGCGACTTTCGGCGCCACTTCGCGGCCCATGCGCGTGCTGCCGGTGGCGCTGATCAGCGCCACACGCGGGTCGTCGACCAGCGCTTCACCCGCGTCGCGACCACCGATAATCACTTGGCAAAGATTCGCCGGCGCATCGCTGAAATTCTTCACCACACGATCAAACAGTGCCTGACAAGCCAGTGCGGTCAGTGGGGTTTTCTCCGACGGTTTCCACACCACCGGGTTGCCGCAGACCAGCGCCAGCGTGGTGTTCCACGCCCACACCGCGACCGGGAAGTTGAACGCACTGATCACACCGACCACGCCCAGCGGATGCCAGGTTTCACGCATGTGGTGGCCCGGACGCTCGGAGGCAATGGTCAAACCGTACAACTGACGAGACAGGCCGACGGCGAAATCGCAGATGTCGATCATCTCCTGCACTTCACCCAAACCTTCCTGGGTGATCTTGCCCGCCTCCCACGAAACCAGTTCGCCGAGGTCGGCCTTGTATTCGCGCAATACTTCACCGAATTGACGCACCAACTCGCCGCGACGCGGGGCCGGGATCTTGCGCCACTGTTCGAACGCATGATCTGCGCGACTGATGTGCTGCTCGAC
This window encodes:
- the amaB gene encoding L-piperidine-6-carboxylate dehydrogenase translates to MVAALLDRLGVNPALYQNGKVPVHSPIDGSRIAAVNWEGAAEVEQHISRADHAFEQWRKIPAPRRGELVRQFGEVLREYKADLGELVSWEAGKITQEGLGEVQEMIDICDFAVGLSRQLYGLTIASERPGHHMRETWHPLGVVGVISAFNFPVAVWAWNTTLALVCGNPVVWKPSEKTPLTALACQALFDRVVKNFSDAPANLCQVIIGGRDAGEALVDDPRVALISATGSTRMGREVAPKVAARFARSILELGGNNAMILGPSADLDMAVRAILFSAVGTAGQRCTTLRRLIAHESVKEEIVTRLKAAYSKVRIGNPLEGNLVGPLIDKHSFENMQDALEQALSEGGRVFGGKRQLEDQFPNAYYVSPAIVEMPEQSDVVCSETFAPILYVVGYNDFQEALRLNNAVPQGLSSCIFTTDVREAEQFMSAVGSDCGIANVNIGPSGAEIGGAFGGEKETGGGRESGSDAWRGYMRRQTNTVNYSLELPLAQGITFD
- the amaA gene encoding L-pipecolate oxidase, with amino-acid sequence MPLREECLWEKLTPQRPDNTGLKGEVKVDVCVIGAGFTGLSAALHLLEKGKSVCVLEAYRAGHGGSGRNVGLVNAGMWIPPDEIEAGFGEAVGSQLNRMLGAAPALVFSLVDKYNIDCQLRREGTLHMAHNAKGEADLRSREQQWKRRGAPVELLTGKACEQATGTQKIAAALLDRRAGTLNPMAYVSGLANAVTGLGGQMFDHSPVTRLERQGSKWSVQTEHGSVLAEQVVIASNAYTEGDWTELKRNFFPGYYYQVASVPLSEDAAQAILPGGQGSWDTRQVLSSIRRDKEGRLLLGSLGNGNQKPAWFLKAWADRVQQHYFPNLKPVEWECTWTGRIAFTPDHLMRLFEPAPGLVAVTGYNGRGVTTGTVVGKAFADYLCNGNPQALPIPFAPMQPLAGVSLRSCLYEAGFSLYHAGQCLRIVI